The following coding sequences are from one Anabas testudineus chromosome 16, fAnaTes1.2, whole genome shotgun sequence window:
- the LOC113169446 gene encoding uncharacterized protein LOC113169446 yields the protein MSHAHTFFTLFLLFLAFSTTRALYGHAVVRCLFSSHDGHDAVYLEQYYFNKLLMGQYNSTLGKMVGYTNSTKKIADGLNRNEQFMDLQTWKTKRCKREVPLVYSGLLNPVEPYIRLRSEKAASSKHPGMLICSAYDFYPKQIRVTWLRDGKETTSDVTSTDELPNGNWLYQIHSYLEYTPTSGEKITCMVEHASFQKPMLYDWEPVSNPGMNKIAVGSAGLLLGLVFLVVAVINYKKKSPARMSVPTTEVGFYLTIIIPSICHLNICRVNYLSQSMCPTGFISRAHTLRGLFAHEVVFVVACFDNGQTEAQIEFDAQEILYVDFERQEFVYTVPKFVMLDPSKMFVDISDYDDAKRGKRLCSAVVTYCTAAEKNLPEEKDPPESILYPAEDVQLGVENKLICFVNHFYPPSINVSWTKNGDPVSEGVSLSRYFPNSDGTFHQFSTLTFTPSEGDVYSCTVEHSALETPKTSIWEPEFRRQSHGPDVCCAVGLTLGLLGVAAGTFLIAKGQNRNMRTIYFPFCLFSFDTMHGHSSFSLLCLFLLFSRADASFGYGLLRCQLTSTKDVVYLEQIYFNKVLIGQYNSTSGHFTGYTENTKKIAEHFNKNPFFLQQEKKNQEICRSNIPVVFDVLLKPAEPYIKVRSFEAVGSKHPGMLVCSVYNFYPKQIKVTWLRNGKEATSDVTSTDELSNGNWLYQIHSHLEYTPRRGEKITCKVEHASFKEPMLYDWDPIPTPERNKIAVGAAALLLGLVFSITGLIYYKKTTPG from the exons ATGTCTCATGCTCACACCTTCTTTACTCTCTTCTTATTGTTTTTGGCATTTTCAACAACAA GAGCTCTCTATGGTCACGCTGTCGTCCGTTGCCTGTTCAGTTCCCATGATGGTCATGACGCTGTGTACCTGGAGCAGTACTACTTTAACAAGCTATTGATGGGCCAGTACAACAGCACTCTAGGAAAAATGGTTGGCTACACAAATAGTACAAAAAAGATTGCAGATGGTCTTAACAGAAATGAACAATTTATGGATCTTCAGACGTGGAAAACAAAACGTTGCAAGAGAGAAGTACCATTGGTATACAGTGGCCTTTTAAATCCAG TTGAGCCCTACATCAGGCTAAGGTCAGAAAAAGCAGCAAGCAGCAAACACCCAGGCATGCTCATCTGCAGTGCATATGACTTTTATCCCAAACAAATCAGAGTGACATGGCTGAGAGACGGAAAAGAGACAACATCTGATGTGACATCTACTGATGAACTGCCCAATGGGAACTGGCTTTACCAGATCCACTCTTATCTGGAGTACACACCCACATCTGGAGAAAAGATCACCTGTATGGTGGAGCACGCCAGCTTCCAGAAGCCTATGCTATATGACTGGG AGCCTGTATCGAACCCAGGGATGAATAAGATCGCTGTTGGGTCAGCAGGTCTATTGTTGGGTCTGGTGTTTTTAGTTGTTGCAGTGATTAACTACAAGAAGAAATCTCCTG CTCGTATGTCTGTGCCAACAACTGAGGtaggtttttatttaacaataatcATTCCGTCAATTTGTCATCTAAACATTTGCAGAGTCAATTATCTGTCTCAATCAATGTGTCCAACAGGTTTTATATCCAGAGCACACACTCTAAGAGGCCTGT ttgCCCAtgaggttgtttttgttgtggccTGCTTTGATAATGGACAAACTGAGGCGCAGATTGAATTTGATGCTCAAGAGATTTTATATGTGGATTTTGAAAGACAAGAGTTTGTATACACAGTGCCCAAATTTGTTATGTTGGATCCAAGTAAAATGTTTGTGGATATAAGTGATTACGATGATGCCAAGAGGGGCAAGAGGCTGTGTTCAGCAGTGGTGACATactgcacagcagcagagaaaaatcTGCCAGAAGAGAAAG aTCCCCCTGAAAGTATCCTGTACCCTGCAGAGGACGTTCAGCTGGGTGTCGAAAACAAACTCATCTGCTTTGTGAATCACTTCTACCCACCTTCCATCAACGTTAGCTGGACAAAAAATGGTGATCCTGTGTCAGAGGGGGTGTCGCTCAGTCGATATTTTCCCAATAGTGATGGAACCTTCCACCAGTTCTCAACTTTGACGTTCACACCGAGTGAGGGAGACGTTTACAGCTGCACTGTGGAGCACTCAGCCCTGGAGACGCCTAAAACAAGCATCTGGg AACCTGAGTTTCGTCGTCAAAGTCATGGACCAGATGTTTGCTGTGCTGTGGGCCTGACTCTGGGCTTGTTGGGGGTAGCAGCTGGAACTTTTTTAATTGCCAAGGGACAAAACAGAAA TATGAGAACAATCTACTTcccattttgtcttttctcGTTTGATACCATGCATGGTCACAGCTCcttttcactgctgtgtttattcCTGTTATTTTCAAGAGCAG ATGCATCTTTTGGTTACGGTCTACTTCGATGCCAGCTAACCTCCACCAAGGATGTTGTTTATTTGGAACAGATCTACTTTAATAAGGTGCTCATAGGCCAGTACAACAGCACTTCAGGACATTTTACTGGctacacagaaaatacaaagaaaattgcagaacatttcaacaaaaacccattttttttacaacaagaaaaaaagaatcaagAGATTTGCAGATCCAACATCCCAGTGGTATTTGATGTCCTTTTAAAACCAG CTGAACCCTACATCAAGGTGAGGTCGTTTGAAGCAGTGGGCAGCAAACATCCAGGCATGCTCGTCTGCAGCGTGTACAACTTCTATCCTAAACAAATCAAAGTAACATGGCTGAGAAATGGAAAGGAGGCAACATCTGATGTGACATCTACTGATGAGCTGTCCAATGGGAACTGGCTGTACCAGATCCACTCACATCTGGAGTACACACCCAGACGTGGAGAGAAAATCACCTGTAAGGTGGAGCATGCCAGCTTCAAGGAGCCAATGCTTTATGACTGGG accCAATTCCTACGCCAGAAAGGAACAAGATCGCTGTTGGAGCCGCAGCATTGCTGCTGGGTCTGGTCTTTTCAATTACTGGGCTCATATACTACAAGAAGACAACTCCTG GGTAG
- the LOC113170640 gene encoding H-2 class II histocompatibility antigen, A-U alpha chain-like, with the protein MKLPTVIILMFNILSAFSQIPHEITYITGCFVNGTTEIQFEFDAEEILYVDFSKQELIYTVPAFLDPDPSQILIGLSVLKDARDNKELCSDLTVMAAAEERNPPEEKDAPDSNLYPAEDVQLGVENKLICFVNHFYPPSIQVSWTKNGGPVSEGVSLSRYFPNNDGTFHQFSTLTFTPSEGDVYSCTVEHSALETPQTSIWEPDVRDHSLGPDIFCGVGLTLGLLGAGVFFYCVSHHGQ; encoded by the exons ATGAAACTCCCTACTGTTATAATCCTGATGTTCAACATCCTCTCTGCCTTCTCACAAA ttccCCATGAGATTACCTATATCACAGGCTGCTTTGTGAATGGCACAACTGAGATCCAGTTTGAATTTGATGCAGAGGAGATTTTATATGTCGATTTCTCAAAACAGGAGCTTATATACACTGTGCCTGCATTTCTTGATCCTGATCCAAGTCAGATTTTGATAGGTTTGAGTGTACTTAAAGATGCTCGGGACAATAAGGAACTCTGTTCAGATTTAACAGTAATGGCAGCAGCGGAAGAGAGAAATCCACCAGAAGAAAAAG ATGCTCCTGACAGTAACCTGTACCCTGCAGAAGACGTTCAGCTGGGTGTTGAAAACAAACTCATCTGCTTTGTGAATCACTTCTACCCACCTTCTATCCAAGTCAGCTGGACTAAAAATGGTGGTCCTGTGTCAGAGGGGGTGTCGCTCAGTCGATATTTTCCCAATAATGATGGAACCTTCCACCAGTTCTCAACTCTGACGTTCACACCGAGTGAGGGAGACGTTTACAGCTGCACTGTGGAGCACTCAGCTCTGGAGACGCCTCAAACAAGCATCTGGG AACCTGATGTGAGGGACCACAGTCTTGGACCAGATATTTTCTGTGGAGTGGGCCTGACTCTGGGCTTGTTAGGAGCtggagtgtttttttattgtgtatcaCATCATGGACAATAA
- the LOC113170639 gene encoding H-2 class II histocompatibility antigen, A-U alpha chain-like isoform X2, with protein MKRCTIIILMFNTFCAYSQIPHELVYFVGCFVNGTTQDTLDNKHYCLAFTALESAEEKNPPEKRDSPDTILFPSEEVQLGVKNRLICFVNYFYPPSIKVSWTKNGGPVSEGVSLSRYFPNNDGTFHQFSTLTFTPSEGDVYSCTVEHSALETPQTSIWEPDVSDHSLGPDIFCGVGLTLGLLMFTAGVFLIVKGQNQH; from the exons ATGAAGCGCTGTACGATAATAATCCTGATGTTCAACACCTTCTGTGCCTACTCGCAAA TTCCCCATGAACTTGTTTACTTTGTGGGCTGCTTTGTGAATGGCACAACTCAG GATACACTGGATAATAAGCATTACTGCTTAGCCTTTACTGCACTTGAATCAGCTGAAGAGAAAAATCCACCAGAAAAAAGAG ACTCTCCTGATACCATCCTCTTTCCCTCTGAAGAAGTTCAGCTAGGGGTCAAAAACAGACTCATCTGCTTTGTGAATTACTTCTACCCACCTTCTATCAAAGTGAGCTGGACTAAAAATGGTGGTCCTGTGTCAGAGGGGGTGTCACTCAGTCGATATTTTCCCAATAATGATGGAACCTTCCACCAGTTCTCAACTCTGACGTTCACACCGAGTGAGGGAGACGTTTACAGCTGCACTGTGGAGCACTCAGCTCTGGAGACGCCTCAAACAAGCATCTGGG AACCTGATGTGAGTGACCACAGTCTTGGACCAGATATTTTCTGTGGAGTGGGCCTGACTCTGGGCTTGTTAATGTTCACAGCTGGAGTGTTTTTGATTGTCAAGGGTCAGAATCAACATTAA
- the LOC113170631 gene encoding class II histocompatibility antigen, B-L beta chain-like isoform X1, with protein sequence MPRVHSSCTLLLMFLVFSTEGALYGHFLCRCQFSSPDGHDAVYLEQFYFNKVMLMQYNSTLGKVTGYTKIGEKGAAILNKYQEFMTHEEWKTRLCRKNSQLAFNGLLNPVEPDIRLKSGKAASSKHPDMLICSAYDFYPKQIRVTWLRDGKETTSDVTSTDELSNGNWLYQIHSYLEYTPTPGEKVTCMVEHASFKKPMLYDWDPVPDPGTINKNAVGTAGLVLGVFLLVAGLIYYKRTSCVTYLCSLRSSPDSSTRPETRPVVYQESSALLPVLLVLNQTEVSSTGS encoded by the exons ATGCCTCGTGTTCACAGCTCCTGTACCCTCCTGCTCATGTTTTTGGTATTTTCAACAGAAG GTGCTCTCTATGGTCATTTTTTGTGTCGTTGCCAGTTCAGTTCCCCTGATGGTCATGATGCTGTGTACCTGGAGCAGTTCTACTTTAACAAAGTGATGTTAATGCAGTACAACAGCACTCTGGGGAAAGTCACCGGCTACACAAAGATAGGAGAGAAAGGGGCAGCTATCCTCAACAAGTATCAAGAATTTATGACTCACGAGGAATGGAAAACCAGACTTTGCAGAAAAAATTCTCAACTGGCTTTTAATGGCCTTCTGAACCCAG TTGAACCTGACATCAGGCTAAAGTCAGGTAAAGCAGCGAGCAGCAAACATCCAGACATGCTTATCTGCAGTGCATATGACTTTTATCCCAAACAAATCAGAGTGACTTGGCtgagagatggaaaagagaCAACATCTGATGTGACATCTACAGATGAACTGTCTAATGGGAACTGGCTCTACCAGATCCACTCTTATCTGGAGTACACACCCACACCTGGAGAAAAGGTCACCTGTATGGTGGAGCACGCCAGCTTTAAGAAACCCATGCTATATGACTGGG ATCCTGTACCTGACCCAGGGACTATTAATAAGAACGCTGTTGGGACAGCAGGACTAGTGCtgggtgtgtttttattagttgCTGGGCTGATTTACTACAAGAGGACATCATGTG TCACTTACCTGTGCAGCCTTCGTTCCAGTCCTGATTCCTCAACCAGACCTGAGACCAGACCAGTGGTGTACCAGGAGTCTTCTGCTCTTCTCCCGGTGTTGTTGGTCTTGAACCAAACTGAAGTGAGTTCCACAGGAAGTTGA
- the LOC113170630 gene encoding SPRY domain-containing SOCS box protein 1 — protein MGLSLSTWLYSRAAHSPPSSSSLFPPLAVPTSSRLTVTLNSSPVTRDSRSHWSPVHCSPHFLLSGCKQEATRCPVELSSDGVRAEMGVKSGLHVWEVLWNPKHRGSHAVMGVSREDCPLQASGYNVLVGRDSQSWGWELKTNQLWHCGQSLGLYPEKRRRRPSEAAKELIPQSSSYMVTDSKLAEKPLPIPERILLVLDADAGTLGFVVDGSFLGVAFKDLPCGEELFPVVSSVRGGASIRLRYLNGTTRDPPALMALCGLSIRQFLGKRRQNQTDKLPLPTFLQQYLLSSH, from the exons ATGGGTCTCTCACTGTCCACTTGGCTGTACAGCAGGGCAGCTCACagccctccctcctcttcatcactgttTCCTCCGCTGGCCGTTCCCACCTCCTCTCGCCTTACAGTCACCCTGAACTCCTCTCCAGTTACCCGGGACAGTCGCTCACACTGGAGTCCTGTTCACTGCTCCCCTCACTTTCTGCTCTCAGGCTGCAAACAGGAAGCGACGCGTTGTCCTGTTGAGCTCAGCAGCGATGGAGTCAGAGCGGAGATGGGGGTGAAGAGTGGCCTTCATGTGTGGGAGGTGCTGTGGAACCCAAAGCACAGGGGGAGTCACGCTGTCATGGGTGTTTCCAGGGAGGACTGTCCTCTACAGGCGTCAGGGTACAATGTGCTGGTGGGCAGAGACTCCCAGTCCTGGGGCTGGGAACTCAAAACCAATCAGCTGTGGCATTGTGGACAGAGTCTGGGACTTTACccagaaaagaggaggaggcgtCCCTCTGAGGCTGCCAAAGAACTTATCCCACAGTCTTCATCTTACATGGTGACTGACTCAAAGCTGGCAGAGAAACCTCTCCCCATCCCTGAGCGCATCCTGCTGGTTCTGGATGCAGATGCGGGGACTCTGGGATTCGTTGTTGATGGCAGTTTTCTTGGTGTAGCCTTTAAAGACCTCCCTTGTGGGGAGGAGCTGTTCCCAGTAGTAAGCAGTGTGAGAGGGGGAGCCAGCATACGACTACGCTACCTGAATGGTACCACGC GTGATCCTCCTGCTCTGATGGCTTTATGTGGACTATCAATTCGCCAGTTTTTAGGGAAGCGGAGGCAGaatcaaactgacaaactgcCTCTGCCCACTTTTCTCCAGCAGTACCTGCTTTCTAGTCATTAA
- the LOC113170637 gene encoding H-2 class II histocompatibility antigen, A-U alpha chain-like: MKSSAVFFLILNNFFAFSQIAHEVVFVVACFDNGQTEAQIEFDAQEILYVDFERQEFVYTVPKFVMLDPSKMFVDISDYDDAKRGKRLCSAVVTYCTAAEKNLPEEKDPPESILYPAEDVQLGVENKLICFVNHFYPPSINVSWTKNGDPVSEGVSLSRYFPNSDGTFHQFSTLTFTPSEGDVYSCTVEHSALETPKTSIWEPEFRRQSHGPDVCCAVGLTLGLLGVAAGTFLIAKGQNRKYIV; the protein is encoded by the exons ATGAAgagctctgctgttttcttcctgATACTCAACAACTTCTTTGCTTTCTCACAAA ttgCCCAtgaggttgtttttgttgtggccTGCTTTGATAATGGACAAACTGAGGCGCAGATTGAATTTGATGCTCAAGAGATTTTATATGTGGATTTTGAAAGACAAGAGTTTGTATACACAGTGCCCAAATTTGTTATGTTGGATCCAAGTAAAATGTTTGTGGATATAAGTGATTACGATGATGCCAAGAGGGGCAAGAGGCTGTGTTCAGCAGTGGTGACATactgcacagcagcagagaaaaatcTGCCAGAAGAGAAAG aTCCCCCTGAAAGTATCCTGTACCCTGCAGAGGACGTTCAGCTGGGTGTCGAAAACAAACTCATCTGCTTTGTGAATCACTTCTACCCACCTTCCATCAACGTTAGCTGGACAAAAAATGGTGATCCTGTGTCAGAGGGGGTGTCGCTCAGTCGATATTTTCCCAATAGTGATGGAACCTTCCACCAGTTCTCAACTTTGACGTTCACACCGAGTGAGGGAGACGTTTACAGCTGCACTGTGGAGCACTCAGCCCTGGAGACGCCTAAAACAAGCATCTGGg AACCTGAGTTTCGTCGTCAAAGTCATGGACCAGATGTTTGCTGTGCTGTGGGCCTGACTCTGGGCTTGTTGGGGGTAGCAGCTGGAACTTTTTTAATTGCCAAGGGACAAAACAGAAAGTACATTGTCTGA
- the LOC113170631 gene encoding class II histocompatibility antigen, B-L beta chain-like isoform X2: MLMQYNSTLGKVTGYTKIGEKGAAILNKYQEFMTHEEWKTRLCRKNSQLAFNGLLNPVEPDIRLKSGKAASSKHPDMLICSAYDFYPKQIRVTWLRDGKETTSDVTSTDELSNGNWLYQIHSYLEYTPTPGEKVTCMVEHASFKKPMLYDWDPVPDPGTINKNAVGTAGLVLGVFLLVAGLIYYKRTSCVTYLCSLRSSPDSSTRPETRPVVYQESSALLPVLLVLNQTEVSSTGS; the protein is encoded by the exons ATGTTAATGCAGTACAACAGCACTCTGGGGAAAGTCACCGGCTACACAAAGATAGGAGAGAAAGGGGCAGCTATCCTCAACAAGTATCAAGAATTTATGACTCACGAGGAATGGAAAACCAGACTTTGCAGAAAAAATTCTCAACTGGCTTTTAATGGCCTTCTGAACCCAG TTGAACCTGACATCAGGCTAAAGTCAGGTAAAGCAGCGAGCAGCAAACATCCAGACATGCTTATCTGCAGTGCATATGACTTTTATCCCAAACAAATCAGAGTGACTTGGCtgagagatggaaaagagaCAACATCTGATGTGACATCTACAGATGAACTGTCTAATGGGAACTGGCTCTACCAGATCCACTCTTATCTGGAGTACACACCCACACCTGGAGAAAAGGTCACCTGTATGGTGGAGCACGCCAGCTTTAAGAAACCCATGCTATATGACTGGG ATCCTGTACCTGACCCAGGGACTATTAATAAGAACGCTGTTGGGACAGCAGGACTAGTGCtgggtgtgtttttattagttgCTGGGCTGATTTACTACAAGAGGACATCATGTG TCACTTACCTGTGCAGCCTTCGTTCCAGTCCTGATTCCTCAACCAGACCTGAGACCAGACCAGTGGTGTACCAGGAGTCTTCTGCTCTTCTCCCGGTGTTGTTGGTCTTGAACCAAACTGAAGTGAGTTCCACAGGAAGTTGA
- the LOC113170639 gene encoding H-2 class II histocompatibility antigen, A-U alpha chain-like isoform X1: protein MKRCTIIILMFNTFCAYSQIPHELVYFVGCFVNGTTQVHFEFDTEEIYFVDFQKEEFIYTVPVFIDPDPNQIWASLELKDTLDNKHYCLAFTALESAEEKNPPEKRDSPDTILFPSEEVQLGVKNRLICFVNYFYPPSIKVSWTKNGGPVSEGVSLSRYFPNNDGTFHQFSTLTFTPSEGDVYSCTVEHSALETPQTSIWEPDVSDHSLGPDIFCGVGLTLGLLMFTAGVFLIVKGQNQH, encoded by the exons ATGAAGCGCTGTACGATAATAATCCTGATGTTCAACACCTTCTGTGCCTACTCGCAAA TTCCCCATGAACTTGTTTACTTTGTGGGCTGCTTTGTGAATGGCACAACTCAGGTACATTTTGAGTTTGACACTGAGgaaatttattttgttgatttccAAAAAGAAGAGTTTATATACACTGTGCCTGTTTTTATTGATCCTGATCCAAATCAAATTTGGGCAAGTTTGGAACTAAAGGATACACTGGATAATAAGCATTACTGCTTAGCCTTTACTGCACTTGAATCAGCTGAAGAGAAAAATCCACCAGAAAAAAGAG ACTCTCCTGATACCATCCTCTTTCCCTCTGAAGAAGTTCAGCTAGGGGTCAAAAACAGACTCATCTGCTTTGTGAATTACTTCTACCCACCTTCTATCAAAGTGAGCTGGACTAAAAATGGTGGTCCTGTGTCAGAGGGGGTGTCACTCAGTCGATATTTTCCCAATAATGATGGAACCTTCCACCAGTTCTCAACTCTGACGTTCACACCGAGTGAGGGAGACGTTTACAGCTGCACTGTGGAGCACTCAGCTCTGGAGACGCCTCAAACAAGCATCTGGG AACCTGATGTGAGTGACCACAGTCTTGGACCAGATATTTTCTGTGGAGTGGGCCTGACTCTGGGCTTGTTAATGTTCACAGCTGGAGTGTTTTTGATTGTCAAGGGTCAGAATCAACATTAA